One Ctenopharyngodon idella isolate HZGC_01 chromosome 9, HZGC01, whole genome shotgun sequence DNA window includes the following coding sequences:
- the rif1 gene encoding telomere-associated protein RIF1 isoform X7, which translates to MMAAVPLSSASLLPLLECLEDEAAGLSEQTDAYITIANRLNGEEGRQFLPVVVKHFARLSKVLLVHISSENEELCQAALQALGFCVFHSLIVSVIPANISEDILSTLCNVVVKSKEKFTCTRALWVISKQNFPPEVASKKAPEILKSLEAMQTREVQSILIDHESLNVVIRLLEQAPSQMAAGAVCWAKLVIPLVVHSANKVRLRAAAALELGLPLLLEKQQEVAAIVEPMMSSMLIPEMQKLFASKNETNMLKLWPLFVKLLGKLLHKGGAFINSLLYLEELGFRNSSPNIKKIAFIAWKSLIDNFALNPDILCSSKRLKLLMQPLSSIQVRTEALLLTKLEVWWYLVVKLGPNLSTNFEQVGVPLLHSTLPPDPPLQSPTTPARTPNPSNGTPNTPKTGVPSCSTPSTTPRINLNSSMQSPQSYRSIQLLGLEMLLHWLVGPEVTAIAPKENLQLSLEPLTHPLLTSPSFFSRHASTLISATREGFITVGKHAPEVLLNLIWSNLIGSVSAAIEAGNKKERQGSEVLTLLLQALQSILSSDALPAERELLLLEATIKGIPQKVLGSAAYQVANMDVLNGTPALFLILLFYKSNQLSSFLEDERFFSSLETLVSCGFCGPTSPLAFGEAVLGAVSGRVEDVKNKKQLWRMWSVVVNPLTDTITQTNEVNQGDALEHNFSAIYSALMFPVFHLLPGSALPQVTQKAMISTWSRLYKAFARCSALVATAEENICCEELCAKISASLDSDSLKSLSMLDAIANILLIIIESIDFSPYTPQFQQKMKSPHTPLSWVRKRSKALGNLSTFHTLLMQTLDAFLSVDPSEESVEPTCGALNGLGLTVVSILSTLFTNITLPTFIQEVLFTLTKPLAQLYERFSSYDEPSKPSATLGHKLEKLATDLLGCLQTQLTLHNDEMIAVLSPLLCVLFPHKSKQIRTVVTQFWNATFGKALTLTYPEPLKSVLSQAKQKTPLILPGFEAVDAPDDCSGQYTGESSQLDPQISGVKMTSVGKRDSLLARAEELKGRGSVPVAKPVSMKLDFGSPKPLNREAIEEEASVDFVFIPPETKERVLTEHQKEVKRTKRVDIPALYNNLDASQDTSVFSQYTQSQEESMDKLTKDERDQPEEEPKVHLKEVTTSEEPSTDVKVTQGTTSDTPEKSMPNKAQTLENDRSPSSGISVDVSGHEKSGLEGTSPNVSSSSDMISGTPPKPNSRRQSFITLEKYVEGKSSPASVAFTGPPIRKSSRLDSSKSLECTPNDSQNQTTKEDSQKSQNISSTDPSAQNEKAREEDKDGIKSTGGHPCEGTDEEDLVPDTQTQVSSEASGVKSSPVSKASVEEQDSPEKDSQSFADSQSSQEPRRSSRRRSKPVRPGEDPGEVKGKEHVNQVADSTMTNTQKSVLAPPSSTLTGRRRSKVLEDTKVEGDQQKSKGMKSQSVSQIFSAESSQALPRASQTQSSPQSSPVTQSDSQSRERLPTLNESEGLSLGRLTKKTRTQLDESTDKEADENSENDPQNAASSLKKRHSQTPLSDSEADSQQTVRTRRTRRSESQLLEMSGLQTKEDLSQTDSQTVTMVKGRAMRRRTAEEETDSSRDVTSTVNADELSASQDSSQGLGRYRTRRSKGLLTTDNTESESPDSREDGPRPKKRLRKPLSTEVLPVATEPKFTEMVPDKEDVNIQSDVSIEMAQDEADLKPETSLGISVSETKEEQDDKEVLAPVSQPHEPISSEIVEIELKTDTDEKEIICDKGEGEEANSFSQAGSEDLKTDGLRKCPHTRGRGRGRRRSRSCNCFLNIQEVFSQNSDFQESQDLKNEEVPHAVDTQESQDLKNEQVPLAVDTQESQDLKNEQVPLAVDTQESQDLKNEQVPLDADTINSQPEQSSPTSVSEKSKSSAIADFPDADVQHFSDLPAQLLCEVSSSESPITKLGVIVSQLSEAEEGAQLELSNAMDESNNVFVKVLVVETNQLESSGCTDSPKHNKELDNPSVSQEPLQSSTPQDTSPSQGRPVEDASICQEQLESSHVQQEDAVKESEDLAVSETSGEKVVLPEESNGKELLDNNVALIEKDKDTQIDNQALSVDIQELSVLPQSSTSEACLDSPLKPKPLDALSGELEPGQSPSRNRSRVWSPSASPSTSILKKGQKRTCEEDTPSPLHKSRRVSFATPIYHQELADDIDRRSPVIRTSSPRSKVLSGQSKYITTPTKGYSSLSPRNLRSPGSKSSKKCLISEMSQEPHPIAKDCVYPALVGCSTPVEAVLPQISSNMWPRGFGQLVRARNIKTVGDLSALTPSEIKSLPIRSPKLSNVRKALKTYHEQQRKGRSDDLKSFDEMEKMTSEPEEMELPQNQDEEQTPGETQDDKPSEVGMDAGPMAEEKKCQDLLSDVVALGGRLTSEELGRCSPNHLGLMHEHLSGMMRSIVTHLQSRLLRNPDDSLP; encoded by the exons ATGATGGCTGCAGTACCACTATCTAGTGCTAGCCTCCTTCCTCTTCTGGAGTGTCTGGAAGATGAAGCAGCTGGGCTGTCAGAGCAGACAGATGCCTACATCACCATCGCAAA CCGTCTCAATGGAGAGGAAGGGCGTCAGTTTCTGCCTGTGGTTGTAAAGCATTTTGCACGTCTTAGTAAAGTCCTTTTG GTTCATATCTCCAGTGAGAACGAGGAGCTGTGTCAAGCTGCACTGCAGGCTTTGGGATTCTGTGTCTTCCACTCACTCATTGTTTCAGTCATACCAG CAAATATTTCAGAAGATATACTGTCTACGCTCTGTAATGTTGTGGTCAAATCCAAGGAGAAGTTTACGTGTACGCGAGCAttatgggtgatttcaaaacagaATTTTCCGCCAGAGGTGGCATCCAAAAAG GCCCCAGAGATTCTCAAGAGTCTAGAGGCCATGCAGACCCGAGAGGTTCAGTCGATCCTCATTGACCATGAGTCCCTCAATGTCGTCATAAG GTTGCTGGAGCAGGCCCCCTCTCAGATGGCTGCTGGAGCTGTGTGCTGGGCCAAGCTGGTTATTCCTCTCGTGGTTCACTCAGCAAATAAAGTGCGCTTGCGTGCAGCAGCAGCCCTGGAACTGGGCTTGCCTCTTCTTCTGGAGAAACAGCAGGAGGTGGCAGCTATTGTAGAGCCAATGATGTCCTCT ATGCTCATCCCTGAAATGCAGAAGCTGTTTGCCTCTAAGAATGAGACGAATATGCTGAAGCTCTGGCCCTTGTTTGTGAAACTTCTGGGGAAG TTACTCCACAAAGGCGGTGCTTTTATTAATTCCTTGCTGTATTTAGAGGAGCTGGGTTTCCGCAACTCTTCTCCTAATATTAAGAAGATTGCTTTCATAGCTTGGAAGAGCCTCATTGACAATTTTGCCCTTAATCCAG ATATCCTGTGCAGCAGTAAGCGCCTGAAGCTCCTCATGCAGCCCCTCAGTTCCATCCAAGTCAGGACTGAagctcttctgctcaccaagctGGAGGTGTGGTGGTATCTCGTAGTCAAGCTCGGACCCAACCTGTCCACTAACTTTGAGCAG GTTGGCGTGCCTCTACTGCACAGCACACTTCCTCCTGATCCTCCACTGCAGTCCCCGACTACACCTGCTCGAACACCTAACCCAAGCAATGGCACCCCTAATACACCTAAAACAG GCGTTCCCTCCTGCAGCACGCCGAGCACTACTCCTCGCATCAATCTGAACAGCAGTATGCAGTCGCCTCAGTCCTACCGCTCCATTCAGCTCCTGGGACTAGAGATGCTTCTGCACTGGCTCGTGGGTCCAGAGGTCACGGCCATAGCTCCTAAAGAAAATCTTCAACTCAGCCTGG agccCCTGACACACCCGCTCCTCACCAGCCCTTCCTTCTTTAGCAGACATGCCTCTACCCTCATATCAGCCACCAGAGAAGGCTTCATTACTGTGGGAAAACATGCTCCAG AAGTACTACTTAATCTCATTTGGAGCAACCTGATCGGTTCTGTCAGCGCAGCAATAGAAGCTG GTAATAAGAAGGAACGACAGGGTTCAGAGGTCCTTACGCTTCTCCTACAGGCTCTGCAGTCCATCTTGTCCTCAGATGCTCTGCCTGCTGAACGTGAACTG CTTTTGTTGGAAGCCACCATTAAAGGAATCCCTCAGAAGGTGCTTGGTTCTGCAGCTTATCAAGTGGCAAACATGGATGTGTTGAAC GGTACACCTGCACTTTTCCTTATATTGCTATTCTATAAAAGTAACCAGCTTTCATCATTTCTTGAAGATGAGAG GTTTTTCTCAAGCCTGGAGACCCTTGTGAGCTGTGGGTTTTGTGGACCTACATCGCCCCTTGCATTTGGAGAGGCTGTTTTAGGAGCAGTTAGTGGGAGGGTGGAGGATGTTAAGAACAAAAAACAACTCTGGAGGATGTGGAGTGTGGTGGTAAACCCTCTGACGGACACCATCACTCAG ACCAATGAAGTGAATCAAGGAGACGCTCTGGAGCATAACTTCAGTGCCATTTACAGTGCCTTGATGTTTCCAGTCTTTCATCTCCTGCCTGGTTCAGCCCTACCCCAG GTCACTCAGAAGGCCATGATCAGTACTTGGTCCAGGCTTTACAAGGCATTTGCCCGCTGCTCAGCTTTGGTAGCCACAGCGGAGGAGAACATATGCTGTGAAGAGCTGTGTGCCAAGATCTCTGCCTCTCTTGACAGTGATTCTCTGAAA aGTCTGTCTATGCTAGATGCAATAGCAAATATCTTGCTGATCATCATTGAGAGTATTGACTTCTCTCCTTACACCCCACAGTTTCAGCAGAAGATGAAAT CTCCTCATACACCTTTGAGTTGGGTACGCAAGAGAAGCAAAGCTCTGGGGAATCTCTCGACCTTCCACACTCTCCTGATGCAGACTCTAGATGCATTTCTTTCTGTGGACCCCTCAGAAGAATCTGTAGAGCCCACCTGTGGAGCTTTAAATGGACTTGGCTTGACAGTGGTCTCTATCTTGTCTACTCTTTTCACTAATATCACATTGCCCACGTTCATACAAGAGGTGCTGTTCACCCTCACCAAACCACTTGCACAACTTTATGAACGATTCTCCAG ttATGATGAACCATCAAAGCCCAGTGCAACACTCGGACACAAG TTGGAGAAACTAGCCACAGACCTGCTTGGCTGTCTTCAGACACAGCTGACTCTGCACAATGATGAGATGATTGCTGTGTTGTCACCCTTGCTCTGTGTGCTTTTTCCGCACAAGAGCAAGCAAATTCGCACCGTGGTCACTCAGTTCTGGAATGCCACCTTTGGAAAAGCACTCACCTTGACTTACCCTGAGCCTCTTAA gtcTGTTTTAAGTCAGGCTAAGCAGAAAACTCCATTGATTTTACCTGGTTTTGAAGCCGTTGATGCTCCAGATGATTGCAGTGGACAGTATACG GGTGAGAGTTCTCAACTGGACCCACAAATTAGTGGGGTGAAGATGACCTCTGTTGGAAAGAGGGACTCTCTTCTGGCGAGGGCAGAAGAGCTTAAAGGAAGAGGCTCTGTACCTGTAGCAAAGCCAGTGTCT ATGAAGTTGGATTTTGGATCACCCAAGCCCTTGAATCGAGAAGCTATTGAGGAGGAGGCATCAGTAGATTTTGTTTTCATTCCACCTGAGACAAAGGAGAGAGTGCTGACTGAGCACCAGAAAGAGGTCAAAAGGACTAAACG GGTTGACATTCCTGCTCTCTATAATAATTTGGATGCCTCACAGGACACCAGTGTCTTTTCACAGTATACTCAGAGTCAGGAGGAGTCCAT GGACAAATTGACGAAAGATGAAAGGGATCAACCTGAGGAAGAGCCTAAGGTTCACCTGAAG GAGGTTACCACAAGTGAAGAACCATCCACAGATGTTAAAGTAACCCAAGGCACCACATCAGACACACCAGAGAAATCTATGCCAAATAAAGCTCAAACTTTAGAGAACGATCGTTCTCCATCCAGTGGCATCTCAGTTGATGTGAGTGGGCACGAGAAAAGTGGACTAGAGGGGACCAGCCCTAATGTATCGAGTTCATCTGATATGATATCTGGTACACCTCCTAAACCCAACAGCAGACGTCAATCGTTCATAACGTTAGAGAAATATGTTGAAGGGAAATCAAGTCCTGCAAGTGTTGCATTTACGGGTCCACCAATCCGGAAATCAAGTAGACTGGATTCTTCAAAGTCTTTGGAATGTACTCCAAATGACTCACAGAATCAGACTACAAAAGAGGACTCTCAGAAATCTCAAAACATAAGCAGCACTGACCCATCTGCTCAAAATGAGAAAGCAAGGGAAGAGGACAAAGATGGGATTAAGTCAACAGGAGGTCATCCTTGTGAAGGTACTGATGAAGAGGATTTGGTACCCGATACCCAGACCCAAGTATCTAGTGAAGCATCGGGTGTTAAGAGCAGTCCTGTGTCCAAAGCCAGCGTGGAGGAACAAGACTCGCCTGAAAAAGATTCACAGAGTTTTGCTGATTCTCAATCTAGTCAAGAACCAAGAAGGTCGAGCAGACGGCGGAGTAAACCGGTTCGCCCAGGGGAAGATCCAGGGGAGGTGAAAGGCAAAGAACATGTCAATCAGGTTGCAGACTCaacaatgacaaacacacagaaGTCAGTACTTGCACCACCAAGTAGCACGTTGACTGGAAGGAGGAGAAGTAAGGTTCTAGAGGACACTAAAGTTGAAGGTGACCAGCAGAAAAGTAAAGGAATGAAAAGCCAAAGTGTTTCACAGATTTTCTCTGCAGAGTCTTCACAGGCACTTCCACGGGCAAGCCAAACTCAGTCCTCTCCCCAGAGTTCACCTGTAACTCAGTCGGATAGCCAAAGCAGAGAGAGACTGCCAACTCTCAATGAGTCTGAGGGGCTGTCACTGGGTAGACTGACGAAGAAGACTAGAACACAACTTGATGAATCCACAGACAAGGAGGCAGATGAGAACTCTGAAAATGATCCTCAAAATGCTGCATCTTCTTTAAAAAAGAGACATTCACAGACacctctttctgattctgaggCTGATAGCCAGCAAACTGTCCGAACGCGAAGAACAAGGAGATCTGAATCCCAGTTACTGGAGATGTCTGGTTTGCAGACCAAAGAAGATTTGAGTCAGACAGACTCCCAAACAGTGACAATGGTGAAGGGAAGAGCTATGAGAAGGAGAACTGCAGAAGAAGAGACAGACTCTAGCAGAGATGTTACATCAACTGTAAATGCTGATGAGTTAAGTGCGAGCCAAGATTCCTCTCAAGGGCTTGGTAGATACAGAACTCGACGATCTAAAGGCTTGTTGACTACCGACAACACAGAGTCTGAAAGCCCTGATAGCAGAGAAGATGGGCCAAGGCCTAAAAAGAGACTTCGGAAACCCCTGTCCACTGAGGTGCTGCCAGTTGCCACAGAACCTAAATTTACTGAGATGGTGCCAGACAAGGAGGATGTTAATATTCAATCAGATGTTTCAATAGAGATGGCACAGGATGAGGCAGATCTGAAACCTGAAACTAGTTTGGGAATTTCAGTCAGTGAGACCAAAGAAGAGCAAGACGATAAAGAGGTCCTTGCCCCTGTTAGTCAGCCACATGAACCGATTAGCTCTGAAATAGTTGAGATAGAATTGAAAACTGATACAGATGAAAAAGAGATCATCTGTGATAAGGGAGAGGGTGAAGAAGCAAATTCATTTTCACAAGCTGGATCAGAAGATTTAAAGACTGATGGTTTGCGTAAATGCCCACATACCAGGGGACGGGGACGTGGACGTAGACGATCTAGGAGCTGCAACTGCTTTTTAAACATCCAGGAGGTGTTCTCACAAAACAGTGACTTTCAAGAATCACAGGATCTGAAAAACGAGGAGGTTCCACATGCTGTTGACACCCAAGAATCACAGGATCTGAAAAATGAGCAGGTTCCACTTGCTGTTGACACCCAAGAATCACAGGATCTGAAAAATGAGCAGGTTCCACTTGCTGTTGACACCCAAGAATCACAGGATCTGAAAAATGAGCAG GTTCCACTTGATGCTGACACCATAAACTCTCAACCTGAGCAGTCAAGCCCAACATCCGTATCAGAGAAAAGCAAGAGCTCAGCAATTGCGGATTTCCCAGATGCTGATGTTCAGCATTTTTCAGACTTGCCTGCTCAACTCCTATGTGAGGTTTCATCTTCTGAAAGCCCCATTACAAAGCTTGGTGTAATTGTTTCTCAGCTGTCTGAAGCAGAGGAAGGAGCACAGCTTGAATTATCCAACGCAATGGATGAATCAAACAATGTGTTTGTAAAAGTCCTGGTGGTAGAGACAAATCAGTTAGAGAGTTCTGGGTGCACAGATAGTCCAAAGCACAACAAAGAATTGGACAACCCTTCAGTAAGTCAAGAACCTCTCCAAAGTTCAACACCTCAAGACACATCTCCAAGTCAAGGTCGCCCAGTGGAAGATGCATCTATATGCCAAGAGCAACTAGAGTCTTCACATGTCCAGCAGGAGGATGCAGTGAAGGAAAGTGAAGACCTTGCTGTTTCAGAGACGAGTGGAGAAAAGGTTGTGTTGCCAGAGGAGTCAAATGGCAAAGAATTACTTGACAATAATGTTGCTCTCATCGAGAAGGACAAAGACACTCAGATTGACAACCAGGCTCTTTCTGTTGATATACAAGAGTTGTCTGTACTACCTCAAAGTAGTACATCTGAAGCCTGCTTAGATTCTCCACTCAAGCCTAAACCTTTAGATGCTCTCAGTGGTGAGCTAGAGCCTGGCCAGAGCCCGAGCAGAAACCGATCTCGAGTATGGTCACCATCTGCTTCACCATCTACCAGTATTCTGAAGAAGGGACAGAAGAGAACATGTGAAGAAGATACCCCATCCCCCCTTCATAAG TCTCGCAGAGTGTCTTTTGCAACCCCAATTTACCATCAAGAACTGGCTGATGATATTGATAGACGTAGTCCGGTTATTCGCACAAGCTCACCTAGGTCAAAAGTCTTGAGTGGACAGTCGAAG TATATCACTACACCCACAAAAGGCTATTCAAGTCTAAGTCCACGTAACCTCCGTAGCCCTGGATCCAAAAGCTCTAAAAAATGCCTG ATTTCAGAGATGAGCCAGGAGCCACATCCTATTGCTAAAGATTGTGTTTATCCAGCACTTGTTGGCTGCTCTACCCCTGTAGAGGCTGTTTTACCGCAGATATCCTCCAACATGTG GCCTCGTGGCTTTGGTCAACTTGTTAGAGCCAGGAACATTAAAACAGTTGGAGACCTGAGTGCTCTTACCCCTAGTGAAATCAAGTCACTTCCTATTCGTTCACCGAAGCTGTCCAATGTGAGGAAAGCACTTAAAACCTATCATGAACAGCAG AGAAAAGGGCGTTCTGATGACCTCAAGAGTTTTGATGAAATGGAGAAAATGACATCTGAGCCTGAAGAGATGGAGCTTCCTCAAAACCAAGATGAGGAGCAAACACCAGGAGAGacacaag ATGACAAACCATCAGAAGTGGGAATGGATGCAGGACCGATGGCAGAGGAGAAAAAATGTCAAGATTTGCTCTCAGATGTTGTAGCACTTGGTGGACGCTTAACTTCAGAGGAACTTGGTCGCTGTTCACCCAACCACTTGGGCCTGATGCACGAACATCTGAGCGGAATGATGAGAAGCATTGTGACCCATCTGCAGTCACGCTTGCTGAGAAATCCTGATGATAGCTTGCCATAA